The sequence below is a genomic window from Chthoniobacterales bacterium.
GAGCGGGATGAAATCGTTGGTCGTCCACGAAATTGCCTTCGATCGGCAGTTTGGCGGCGGCTCGCTCCCATTCAAACTCGGTTGGGAGCCGTGCCCCGTCCCAGTTCGCGTAGGCATCCGCCTCAAAATAACTGATGTGGGTCACCGGCTCCGATTCCTTGATCGGACGAAAACCGGAGAGAGTGAAATTCCACCAAGCCCCGTCGCGTTGAACCCAATAGAGCGGCGCCCGCCATCCGCCTGAGGCCGGATCATTCACGGTCGTCCAGCCGAGCGAGAGCCAAAACTCCGGGCGCGCATAACCGCCGGCCTCCATAAAGGCAAGATATTCGCCGTTGGTGATGAGGCGGTTCGAAAGTGAGCAGGCGGGGACCAGGGCGCGGTGCCGTGGGCCTTCGTTGTCGTAGGAAAACCCCGCGCCGTCGTGGCCGATCATCTCGATCGTCTCTTCTTCGAAGTCGACGAAACGCTGCGGACCAACGGGGCCATTCGCTGTTTCCGATGGGCCCTCGTGGAAGACCGGATGGAGCGGGTTCTGCGCGAGGACATGCTTGATATCGGTAATGAGCAGCTCCTGATGCTGCTGTTCATGATGAAGACCGAGAGTGAGCACCGGTTCCATTTCCTCGAAAAGCGCTTCGTCCACTTCTCCGAGCAGTTTCATCACGCAATCGTCAATCGATTCGCGGAAGCGAAAGGTCTCGCGCACGGTGGGTCGCGAAATCAGCCCGCGGAGATCGCGCCGGTGCATATCGCCGGCGGCGTTGTAATAGGAATTAAAAAGATAGGCGTATTGCGGCACCTCCGAGCGGTAGCGCTGCATCCAGACTTTGAGAACGAAGGTTTCGAAGAACCAACTCGTGTGAGCGAGATGCCATTTCGTCGGGCTCACGTCCGGCATCGATTGCACGACGTAATCTTCCGGCTCGAGGTTCCGGCAAAGATGGGCGCTGAATTCGCGGACCTTTCGGAAATGGGCAATCAAACGCTGGCGGCGCGAGCCGGACGTTCGAGTGCGGTCTTCGGCGGGGCCGCGGGCTGCCTCGGCCACGAGGGATTCGGTCTCGTTCAAAATAACTCAGCCCTCTTGCTGGAGTTCTTCCCTGCGGGCCTCGACCATCTGGTCGTGGGCGGCTTCTTCGATTCCGTCCGTGACAAGCTGTTCACCGAGATTCTCTTCGTCTTCGATTCGAGGCGCGCGATGGCCGGTCGATGATGCCACCACATTCCA
It includes:
- the egtB gene encoding ergothioneine biosynthesis protein EgtB, which codes for MNETESLVAEAARGPAEDRTRTSGSRRQRLIAHFRKVREFSAHLCRNLEPEDYVVQSMPDVSPTKWHLAHTSWFFETFVLKVWMQRYRSEVPQYAYLFNSYYNAAGDMHRRDLRGLISRPTVRETFRFRESIDDCVMKLLGEVDEALFEEMEPVLTLGLHHEQQHQELLITDIKHVLAQNPLHPVFHEGPSETANGPVGPQRFVDFEEETIEMIGHDGAGFSYDNEGPRHRALVPACSLSNRLITNGEYLAFMEAGGYARPEFWLSLGWTTVNDPASGGWRAPLYWVQRDGAWWNFTLSGFRPIKESEPVTHISYFEADAYANWDGARLPTEFEWERAAAKLPIEGNFVDDQRFHPAPANGDRLPTGRDGAAGLQQIFGDVWEWTRSAYLPYPGYRAVSGALGEYNGKFMCNQMVLRGGSCATSRDHIRATYRNFFQPEKRWQFTGIRLARDLT